In Gimesia sp., the following are encoded in one genomic region:
- a CDS encoding Ig-like domain-containing protein has translation MRYSAMPLLLLSMPVLMMSCSGSSEDKWTEQRPDTFPASGIVTFDGKPLPEATVVFQSTGGEPQAAVGRTDENGEFQLRTFTDGDGAIAGEHKVTVICSRTEGPPEGANLDEANVVIQEVSLIPDRYADPAKSGLTASVTPGQENKFTFHLDKE, from the coding sequence ATGCGTTACTCTGCTATGCCGCTCCTGTTACTTTCCATGCCCGTTTTGATGATGTCCTGCTCTGGGTCCAGTGAAGACAAATGGACCGAGCAGCGTCCCGACACATTTCCCGCGTCCGGTATCGTCACCTTCGATGGTAAACCACTGCCCGAAGCAACCGTTGTTTTCCAATCCACGGGGGGCGAACCACAAGCTGCAGTAGGTCGCACTGATGAAAATGGCGAATTCCAGCTGCGCACTTTCACAGACGGTGACGGTGCCATCGCTGGCGAACACAAGGTCACTGTGATTTGCTCCAGAACCGAAGGTCCACCGGAGGGAGCCAATCTGGATGAGGCCAATGTGGTCATCCAGGAAGTCTCATTGATTCCCGATAGATATGCGGATCCAGCCAAATCAGGACTGACCGCCAGTGTCACTCCCGGGCAGGAAAATAAATTCACATTTCATCTCGATAAGGAATGA